One Persicobacter psychrovividus DNA window includes the following coding sequences:
- a CDS encoding TetR/AcrR family transcriptional regulator, which produces MHDRIIALSFELFSRLGIRSVTMDEIARKLGVSKKTIYQCFPNKEALLLATLEQEFEKQEQQMRSIIDLAADPVDAFLKLSGFAKEMHARSNPLVLHEIERYYPKGWTAYLDFKHKVVQHNMSALLQQGVDRAFFRQDLNVKVMAVLRMEQLEYCFRPNLFPRATFQYEEVYQQIADHFLLGIVTEKGLHTLQNINQSNKTAN; this is translated from the coding sequence ATGCATGATCGAATAATAGCGTTATCCTTCGAGCTTTTCAGTCGTCTGGGGATACGGTCAGTGACCATGGATGAAATCGCAAGAAAGCTCGGGGTGTCAAAAAAAACCATCTATCAGTGTTTTCCCAACAAGGAGGCATTGCTTCTGGCTACGCTTGAACAGGAATTTGAAAAGCAGGAGCAGCAAATGCGCTCCATCATTGATTTGGCCGCTGATCCTGTCGATGCTTTTCTCAAACTGTCGGGTTTTGCTAAAGAAATGCATGCCCGCAGCAATCCGCTCGTATTGCATGAAATTGAGCGGTACTACCCAAAGGGCTGGACTGCCTACTTGGATTTTAAGCATAAAGTGGTGCAGCATAACATGAGTGCCCTGCTTCAGCAAGGGGTGGATCGGGCTTTTTTTCGCCAGGATCTCAATGTGAAAGTGATGGCAGTGCTACGCATGGAGCAGCTTGAATATTGTTTTCGTCCAAATTTGTTTCCCCGGGCGACCTTTCAGTACGAAGAGGTGTATCAGCAGATCGCGGATCATTTTCTACTCGGAATTGTAACGGAAAAGGGCCTTCATACCCTTCAAAATATTAACCAATCAAACAAAACAGCAAACTAA
- a CDS encoding TolC family protein encodes MRLLMMIALCLMPFLGRGQGSTSLNLQQCIDIALQNNQAINKSEASVRESQYKVKETIAIGLPQVNGQVTANNNFALRTSFITGDFLGGSDPNAPPSASPSDQITPISFGTSYDANATLSVSQLIFDGSFFVGLEAAKTYVDLAQKDLIRAEIDVVESVKKAYYLVLINKERLRLVEQNLGRLDTLLNETQLMFDEGFAEKIDVDRIRVSYNNIKSSLKSSQRMIELSQRLLSFHMGVNVNAPVVVEEHISDIAFDPSILDADLAFKSSDRVEMQLLGVQEDLAKYELKNIHVQYLPNLYAVGNMGYLTGANTIGGLTKFGTQWFGFGTIGVQLSIPIFDGLMKRQKAQQVRMRLEQLEYDQQQTAMAIDNEVFQSKANLLSAIDQLTFEKENMTLAKDVFETTRLKYQEGIGSNIELVDANNSYITAQVNYFNAYYDALLNKVNLEKSVGQLYRRGL; translated from the coding sequence ATGAGACTTTTGATGATGATTGCCCTCTGCCTCATGCCATTTTTGGGTAGGGGACAAGGCTCGACTTCACTGAATTTGCAGCAATGTATCGACATTGCCTTACAGAATAATCAGGCCATCAATAAAAGTGAGGCCAGTGTTCGGGAATCTCAGTACAAAGTAAAGGAAACCATCGCCATTGGTTTGCCGCAGGTGAATGGGCAGGTAACCGCCAACAATAACTTTGCCCTGCGGACCTCTTTTATTACGGGTGATTTTTTAGGAGGAAGTGACCCTAACGCCCCGCCGTCAGCGTCACCAAGCGACCAAATTACGCCCATCAGTTTTGGGACCAGCTATGATGCCAACGCCACCCTTTCGGTGAGTCAGCTGATTTTTGACGGCTCCTTCTTTGTAGGACTTGAGGCAGCAAAAACCTATGTGGATTTGGCTCAGAAAGACCTGATTCGCGCGGAAATTGATGTAGTGGAATCGGTAAAGAAGGCCTATTACCTGGTACTGATCAATAAGGAGCGACTCCGCCTGGTGGAACAAAACCTTGGCCGATTGGACACCTTGCTGAATGAGACCCAATTAATGTTTGATGAAGGTTTCGCGGAGAAAATTGATGTGGACCGTATTCGTGTATCTTACAATAATATTAAATCGTCGCTGAAAAGCTCACAGCGAATGATCGAGTTGAGCCAAAGGTTGCTTTCTTTCCATATGGGAGTAAATGTTAATGCGCCCGTAGTGGTGGAGGAGCATATCAGTGATATTGCCTTTGATCCAAGTATTCTCGATGCGGACCTGGCCTTTAAATCTTCGGATCGGGTCGAGATGCAACTCCTCGGGGTTCAGGAAGACCTGGCCAAATATGAACTCAAGAACATTCATGTACAATACCTGCCAAATTTATATGCAGTAGGGAATATGGGGTACCTGACGGGGGCAAATACCATCGGTGGCCTGACCAAATTTGGGACGCAATGGTTTGGCTTCGGAACCATTGGGGTGCAATTGAGCATTCCGATTTTCGACGGACTCATGAAGCGCCAAAAAGCACAGCAGGTACGGATGCGACTTGAACAACTCGAGTACGATCAGCAGCAAACCGCCATGGCCATAGACAATGAGGTCTTTCAGTCGAAAGCCAATTTGCTTAGCGCAATCGACCAACTCACCTTTGAAAAAGAAAATATGACCCTGGCCAAAGATGTTTTTGAAACCACCCGCCTGAAATACCAGGAAGGTATTGGAAGTAACATCGAATTGGTGGACGCCAACAATTCTTATATCACCGCTCAGGTGAATTATTTCAATGCATATTACGATGCACTTTTAAATAAAGTCAACCTTGAAAAATCCGTTGGGCAGCTGTATCGCCGCGGTTTATAA
- a CDS encoding efflux RND transporter periplasmic adaptor subunit — protein sequence MKYYIFLMIGGLVAISACNDHSLENKKEELSELRAELAETKAKIKVVEQQILDLDPDAFNASGSVLNVATIPVRSQSFEHMIDVRGEVQSRKNVMLSAEMMGRVEKINVVEGSVVKKGQSLLHLDADQVVNGIAEVKTSLEFAEKMYKKRAALWEKKVGSEVQYLEAKNQYESLQRKLATLNSQLDQARVKAPFNGQVDEVIAKDGEVVSPGMPLLRLAGSTDMYIRAEVSERYIGKFKRGDQVTVRFPSLNKTVNSTIASLGQVINKSNRTFTIEIRLDGETEGMVKPNLLAVVEVRDYQADGAIVVPTKLIQKDSEGYYVYTVKTDGKAQKAHRSRVELGKSFRGETEITRGLTDGDEVITEGYREAAQDMTLQVLKPTAEVDQK from the coding sequence ATGAAATATTATATCTTTTTAATGATCGGAGGCCTTGTGGCAATTTCTGCCTGCAATGATCATTCCCTTGAAAACAAAAAAGAGGAACTCTCGGAATTGCGTGCCGAACTCGCAGAAACCAAAGCGAAAATTAAGGTCGTTGAACAGCAAATCCTGGACCTGGACCCCGATGCCTTTAATGCCTCAGGTTCGGTGTTGAATGTGGCCACAATCCCCGTTCGCAGCCAGTCTTTTGAGCATATGATTGATGTGCGTGGTGAAGTACAATCCCGCAAGAATGTGATGCTTTCCGCAGAAATGATGGGCCGTGTGGAGAAAATTAATGTGGTAGAGGGAAGTGTAGTGAAAAAAGGGCAGTCCTTGTTGCACCTCGATGCCGATCAGGTGGTCAATGGTATTGCTGAGGTGAAAACTTCGCTGGAGTTTGCCGAGAAGATGTACAAAAAACGTGCAGCGCTTTGGGAGAAAAAAGTAGGCTCGGAGGTACAGTACCTCGAAGCTAAAAACCAATACGAAAGCCTGCAGCGGAAATTGGCGACGCTAAATTCGCAGCTCGATCAGGCGAGGGTAAAAGCGCCTTTCAATGGGCAGGTTGATGAAGTGATTGCCAAAGATGGCGAGGTGGTTTCTCCAGGCATGCCATTGTTGCGTTTGGCGGGAAGTACTGATATGTATATCCGTGCGGAGGTTTCTGAGCGCTACATTGGTAAGTTTAAGCGTGGCGATCAAGTAACGGTACGTTTTCCTTCCCTGAACAAGACGGTAAATTCTACGATTGCCTCGCTGGGGCAGGTGATCAATAAAAGCAACAGAACTTTCACGATTGAAATTCGCCTTGACGGTGAAACAGAAGGCATGGTTAAGCCGAACCTGCTGGCAGTTGTTGAGGTACGCGACTATCAGGCTGACGGGGCGATTGTTGTTCCTACCAAACTGATTCAGAAGGATTCTGAAGGTTACTATGTGTACACCGTAAAAACCGATGGCAAAGCCCAGAAGGCACACCGCTCGCGTGTAGAGCTTGGTAAAAGCTTCCGTGGTGAAACGGAAATTACCCGTGGGCTGACTGATGGCGACGAGGTGATTACCGAAGGTTACCGTGAGGCGGCACAGGACATGACCCTGCAGGTATTGAAGCCTACGGCGGAAGTTGATCAAAAATAA
- a CDS encoding efflux RND transporter permease subunit, whose protein sequence is MEENNKNKLDKEFGLTSLALNNSSTVFVMTLLIAVAGIFQYINLPKENFPEVEMPTIYVGTVYAGSSPADIENLITRPLEKEINTVENIDNIKSTSVQGYSTIVIEFVTGTDVKDALVKVKDAVDKARSELPTDLKLEPDVFELNFSEFPILNINLSGNYSLTQLNDYAEYLEDEIEKFREISKVEIRGVGEREVKINCNPYLMAAREVSFSDIEMAVANENVNISGGDALSDGVRRNIRILGEFKDPQGLLDIVVKAEKGNIVYLRDVATVNFDYKDPESFARLGSESVVMVDVVKRSGENLLAATDKINALLAKAKKTHFPKDLKIVMTGDQSKETKTQVSNLENNIISGVILVVLVLLFFLGTRNALFVGMAIPLSMFLSFLILGIMGVTINMIVLFSLIMALGMLVDNGIVVVENVYRMMEEGLSPINAAKKGVGEVAFPIISSTATTLAAFLPLAFWPGMMGEFMKYLPITLMITLGSSLFVALVINPVFIAQFMRVQGDGPVVNKKRVNYWGFGLIIVGLLVFGLKMLATAGIQNPAVLESKVVHYNVVGNLLGITGAIILLNVYVLTPLGEKFQATFLPWLENMYENTLATAVKGRLPYAYFFGTVGLLVLSIVLMKYFTPNVEFFPTGDPKYVNVFIEYPVGTDIEETNQTGLKIEQQLAEIVAPYGDVVESIISNVGAGTSDPGEMSVGGGKTPHKARITINFVEFALRGEVSTREIMNKVREGVGGLAGVSITVDQDKGGPPTGKPISVEIIGPKFEKLISITDELKSEISGAGILGIEKLKSDLEVGKPEMLVNIDREKARRFGLSTAQIAMEIRTALFGKEISKYKEGEDDFEIQMRLDKDYRYDIEALMNQNITFRNQSDGRIHQVPISSVATIELSSTYGGIKRKDMDRVVTLSSNVLDGYNANKVNDEIRQVVDEFPVPDGYTIKFGGEQEKQAEEMGFLSGALLIAVFMIFLIIVAQFNQVTTPFIIITSVVFSTIGVFLGLVIFQMDFIIIMTMIGIISLAGIVVNNAIVLIDFIGLKKEEKLQAKQNSDLKQEQVRLTTLEMRQAVVEAGKTRLRPVLLTAITTVLGLVPLAVGINIDFLGWFAHFDAGFYIGGDNVIFWGPMSWTIIFGLTFATFLTLVIVPVMYIIVEDIKLKIKSRVY, encoded by the coding sequence ATGGAAGAGAACAATAAAAATAAGCTTGACAAGGAATTTGGGCTCACCAGCCTGGCCTTGAACAATAGCTCCACTGTTTTTGTGATGACATTGCTGATTGCCGTTGCTGGTATTTTTCAGTACATCAACCTGCCAAAAGAGAACTTCCCGGAAGTGGAGATGCCCACCATTTATGTGGGGACAGTCTACGCCGGTAGTTCGCCCGCTGATATTGAAAACCTGATTACCCGACCGCTGGAGAAGGAAATCAATACGGTAGAAAATATTGACAATATTAAGTCTACCTCCGTGCAGGGGTATTCAACCATTGTGATTGAGTTCGTTACTGGAACTGATGTAAAGGATGCCTTGGTGAAAGTAAAAGATGCGGTGGATAAAGCCCGTTCAGAACTGCCAACAGACCTGAAGCTGGAGCCTGATGTTTTTGAACTTAATTTCTCGGAATTCCCGATTCTTAACATCAACCTTTCGGGGAATTATTCCCTCACACAGCTGAATGATTACGCCGAATACCTTGAAGATGAAATTGAAAAATTCAGGGAGATTTCCAAAGTTGAGATCCGTGGTGTGGGCGAGCGTGAGGTGAAAATCAATTGCAACCCGTACCTGATGGCTGCCAGGGAAGTTTCTTTTTCGGACATCGAAATGGCCGTGGCCAATGAGAACGTCAATATTTCTGGGGGGGATGCCCTCTCTGATGGCGTGCGGAGAAATATCCGTATTCTTGGGGAGTTCAAAGACCCACAGGGGTTGCTGGACATTGTCGTGAAAGCCGAAAAGGGAAATATCGTTTACTTGCGCGACGTGGCGACGGTAAATTTCGACTACAAAGACCCAGAATCATTTGCCCGCCTCGGGAGTGAGTCCGTAGTGATGGTCGATGTAGTGAAACGAAGTGGGGAGAACCTGCTTGCCGCTACCGATAAAATTAATGCCCTTCTTGCGAAAGCAAAAAAGACGCACTTTCCGAAGGACCTGAAGATTGTCATGACGGGCGATCAGTCCAAAGAAACCAAAACACAGGTAAGCAATTTGGAGAATAACATCATCTCTGGGGTGATCCTTGTAGTGTTGGTGTTGTTGTTCTTTTTAGGAACAAGAAACGCCCTGTTTGTAGGAATGGCAATTCCGCTTTCCATGTTCCTTTCTTTCCTGATTTTGGGAATTATGGGCGTAACCATCAATATGATCGTGCTCTTTTCGCTGATCATGGCACTCGGAATGCTGGTGGATAATGGTATTGTGGTGGTGGAAAATGTCTATCGTATGATGGAAGAAGGCCTTTCACCGATCAACGCTGCCAAAAAAGGTGTTGGTGAAGTCGCTTTTCCAATCATCTCCTCCACAGCCACCACGCTTGCAGCCTTTTTGCCCTTGGCCTTCTGGCCGGGAATGATGGGCGAGTTTATGAAATATCTGCCCATTACGCTCATGATCACCCTTGGTTCTTCGCTGTTTGTTGCCTTGGTGATTAACCCTGTGTTTATCGCTCAGTTTATGCGTGTACAGGGAGATGGCCCCGTAGTGAACAAAAAACGGGTAAATTACTGGGGATTCGGACTGATCATCGTTGGCCTTTTGGTCTTCGGTCTTAAAATGCTCGCTACGGCGGGAATTCAGAACCCTGCAGTTTTGGAATCCAAAGTGGTACATTATAATGTGGTAGGAAACCTGCTTGGTATAACGGGGGCTATTATACTGCTGAACGTTTACGTACTGACGCCTCTGGGGGAAAAATTCCAGGCGACCTTCTTGCCCTGGCTTGAGAATATGTACGAAAACACCCTTGCTACCGCCGTAAAAGGCCGTTTGCCTTATGCTTACTTCTTCGGAACCGTGGGCTTGTTGGTCCTCTCTATTGTATTAATGAAATATTTTACGCCCAATGTTGAGTTTTTCCCTACGGGAGACCCGAAATACGTGAATGTTTTCATTGAATATCCTGTAGGAACGGATATCGAAGAAACCAACCAAACGGGACTAAAAATTGAGCAGCAGCTCGCCGAAATTGTTGCGCCTTATGGAGATGTGGTGGAGTCCATTATCTCGAATGTTGGCGCTGGAACAAGTGATCCCGGCGAGATGTCAGTGGGTGGAGGAAAAACACCGCACAAAGCCAGAATCACCATTAACTTCGTGGAATTTGCTTTGCGTGGCGAGGTGAGTACCCGCGAGATCATGAATAAAGTGCGGGAGGGCGTTGGTGGCCTTGCTGGGGTGTCCATTACCGTGGATCAGGATAAAGGCGGACCACCGACAGGTAAACCGATTTCTGTAGAAATTATCGGTCCGAAGTTCGAAAAACTGATCAGTATTACTGATGAACTGAAAAGCGAAATCAGTGGTGCCGGGATTTTGGGAATTGAAAAGCTGAAATCTGACTTGGAAGTTGGCAAGCCAGAAATGCTCGTGAATATCGATCGTGAAAAGGCTCGTCGATTTGGTCTCTCTACCGCACAGATTGCCATGGAAATTCGTACGGCACTTTTTGGTAAGGAAATTTCGAAATACAAAGAGGGTGAAGATGATTTTGAAATTCAGATGAGACTCGATAAAGACTATCGTTATGATATCGAGGCGTTGATGAATCAGAATATTACCTTTAGAAACCAGTCTGACGGACGAATCCATCAGGTGCCGATTTCTTCGGTGGCCACCATCGAACTGAGTTCCACATATGGTGGAATTAAGCGAAAAGACATGGACCGTGTGGTAACGCTTTCGTCCAATGTGCTCGACGGCTACAATGCCAATAAGGTGAATGATGAAATTCGCCAGGTGGTGGATGAATTTCCGGTGCCTGACGGCTACACCATTAAGTTTGGAGGGGAGCAGGAAAAGCAGGCGGAAGAAATGGGCTTCCTTTCCGGAGCTTTGCTGATTGCGGTATTCATGATCTTTTTGATTATTGTGGCACAATTCAATCAGGTAACCACACCATTTATCATTATTACCTCTGTGGTATTCTCTACCATTGGTGTATTCCTCGGCTTGGTGATTTTCCAGATGGATTTTATCATTATCATGACCATGATCGGAATTATTTCCCTGGCTGGAATTGTGGTGAACAATGCGATCGTTTTAATTGATTTTATTGGCTTGAAGAAAGAAGAAAAGTTACAAGCTAAACAAAATAGTGATTTGAAACAGGAGCAGGTTCGACTGACCACTTTGGAAATGCGACAGGCGGTTGTGGAAGCTGGGAAAACCCGTTTGCGCCCAGTGTTACTGACGGCAATTACCACCGTTTTAGGGCTTGTGCCGCTTGCTGTGGGAATCAATATTGACTTCCTTGGCTGGTTTGCACATTTCGATGCTGGTTTCTATATCGGTGGTGATAATGTAATCTTCTGGGGGCCTATGTCTTGGACGATTATTTTTGGTTTGACTTTCGCAACCTTTCTTACATTGGTCATTGTCCCGGTGATGTATATTATTGTCGAGGATATAAAACTAAAGATCAAATCAAGAGTATACTAA
- a CDS encoding metallophosphoesterase, whose amino-acid sequence MISFEKIVPVFIFLLIMLLLDVYIFQAVKLLVGNLSSRTIKYVYNIYWGVAIFCLLLTLALGLSGPASPLLAHRQLILTVLTITYFSKMIGSMFLVLDDIVRGVRWMADFLSSKSVSETVTTESLAEERSAKGVSRGEFLSKASLVGVAVPMATMSFGIISGAHDYRIRRRTVYLPNLPQAFDGIQVAQLSDIHTGSFFNKTAVKGGVEMLMKEKPDVVFFTGDLVNNVAEEARDYVPIFKEVKADLGVFSVMGNHDYGDYQRWTSANAKNRNFQDFKEVHKTMGWDLMLDENRLITVDGADLGVIGVQNWGTGRFAKYGQLDKAYQGMEHVATKILLSHDPSHWDAQVRPEYGDIDLTLSGHTHGFQCGIEIGDFRWSPAQWRYKQWADLYQEGRQYLYVNRGFGYIGYPGRIGILPEITILELKKAIS is encoded by the coding sequence ATGATTTCATTTGAAAAAATTGTCCCTGTTTTCATCTTCCTGCTGATCATGCTTCTGCTTGATGTTTACATCTTTCAGGCCGTAAAGTTACTCGTAGGAAACCTCAGCAGCAGGACGATAAAATATGTTTATAACATCTATTGGGGCGTGGCCATTTTCTGCCTGTTACTGACCCTCGCTTTGGGCTTGAGTGGCCCGGCTTCCCCATTGTTGGCGCATCGGCAACTGATCCTCACGGTACTGACCATCACCTATTTCTCGAAAATGATCGGATCGATGTTTTTAGTGCTTGACGACATTGTTCGCGGTGTTCGGTGGATGGCCGATTTTCTAAGTTCAAAATCAGTATCAGAAACCGTTACCACGGAATCCCTTGCAGAAGAACGTTCTGCAAAAGGGGTAAGTAGGGGAGAGTTCCTCTCGAAAGCCAGTTTGGTGGGTGTTGCAGTGCCGATGGCCACCATGAGCTTCGGGATTATCTCTGGAGCACATGATTATCGTATCCGTCGCCGAACGGTTTATCTGCCAAATTTACCTCAAGCTTTTGATGGAATTCAGGTGGCGCAGCTTTCTGATATTCACACAGGCTCCTTCTTCAATAAAACAGCCGTGAAAGGCGGCGTGGAGATGCTGATGAAAGAGAAGCCGGACGTGGTGTTTTTTACGGGCGATCTGGTGAATAATGTTGCAGAAGAGGCCCGTGATTATGTGCCGATATTCAAGGAGGTAAAAGCGGACCTCGGGGTATTTTCTGTCATGGGGAATCATGATTATGGCGATTACCAGCGTTGGACTTCTGCGAATGCGAAAAACCGGAACTTCCAGGATTTTAAAGAAGTCCACAAAACAATGGGCTGGGATTTAATGCTCGATGAAAACCGTTTGATTACCGTTGATGGCGCCGATTTGGGCGTGATTGGGGTGCAGAATTGGGGGACAGGCCGTTTTGCAAAATATGGCCAACTTGACAAAGCCTATCAAGGGATGGAGCATGTGGCTACGAAAATTTTGCTTTCCCACGATCCAAGTCACTGGGATGCGCAGGTGCGCCCTGAGTATGGAGATATAGATTTAACCCTCAGCGGGCATACACATGGCTTTCAGTGCGGCATAGAGATTGGCGATTTCCGATGGTCTCCGGCGCAATGGCGCTATAAGCAATGGGCTGATTTGTATCAGGAGGGGCGCCAGTATTTGTATGTCAATCGGGGCTTTGGCTATATTGGCTATCCGGGCCGTATTGGTATTTTGCCGGAAATTACCATTTTGGAATTAAAAAAGGCCATTTCATAA
- the coaD gene encoding pantetheine-phosphate adenylyltransferase has protein sequence MKKIAIFPGSFDPFTKGHEDIVNRGLKLFDEVHIAIGHNTNKNRYFPVEGMIEKMEKLFEANPNVKISTYQELTSNYAKKINAHYILRGLRNTTDFEYENSISQVNRHLNKDLETVFLFTSPEYAAISSSIIREVHKYDGNVSEFVPFELD, from the coding sequence ATGAAAAAAATCGCTATTTTCCCCGGCTCCTTTGACCCTTTCACCAAAGGGCATGAAGACATCGTCAATCGAGGGCTAAAGCTCTTTGATGAAGTACACATTGCTATTGGCCATAACACCAATAAAAATCGGTATTTCCCAGTAGAGGGGATGATCGAAAAAATGGAGAAGCTGTTTGAAGCCAATCCCAATGTAAAGATTTCCACTTATCAGGAGCTGACCTCCAATTACGCCAAGAAGATCAATGCCCATTATATCCTCAGAGGCCTGAGAAATACCACGGATTTTGAGTATGAGAACAGTATTTCGCAAGTCAACAGGCACCTGAACAAAGACCTCGAAACGGTCTTTCTGTTCACTTCACCTGAATATGCGGCCATCAGTTCGAGTATTATCAGGGAAGTGCACAAATACGATGGGAACGTCAGTGAATTTGTTCCTTTTGAATTAGATTAA
- a CDS encoding DUF3822 family protein, with amino-acid sequence MNIISKLNYQEVHHILDSEKLSIDDLHFYDLFLEIGRKDMQALIIDSRDSRCLLLDDFILQEADNGQEHAMLIDEIIEQHPLLPAGFWKTVTVCIKSNTFALVPAKFFKAEQASNYLSLVSPVVHSNSTTLSSPCLQDESVINVFNTHNNLVEMLQQKYEQKTIQFVHQANSLINGCFSETKTEGEQVNILIDRFYMHIIVSEGQQLRFYNQFAIKKFDDYVQYLMMILSEQELSRHCPIKVYGFIADDSPHFKKLKEVFTNMEMGQRPKTLFYPYHFDEIKENAYFDVFSLSLCK; translated from the coding sequence ATCTCTTTCTGGAGATCGGCAGGAAAGACATGCAGGCATTAATCATCGACAGCAGGGATTCTCGCTGTCTTTTGTTAGATGACTTTATTTTACAGGAAGCGGACAACGGGCAGGAACACGCAATGCTGATCGATGAAATTATCGAGCAACATCCCCTTTTGCCTGCAGGATTCTGGAAAACAGTGACGGTTTGTATAAAATCAAACACCTTCGCACTGGTTCCTGCAAAATTCTTCAAAGCCGAACAAGCTTCAAATTATTTATCATTGGTGAGCCCGGTGGTTCACAGCAACAGTACAACGCTCAGCTCGCCCTGCCTGCAGGATGAGAGTGTCATTAATGTATTCAACACGCACAATAATCTGGTGGAAATGCTTCAGCAAAAGTATGAGCAGAAAACCATACAGTTTGTGCATCAGGCCAACAGCCTGATCAACGGTTGTTTTTCGGAAACCAAAACCGAGGGCGAGCAAGTGAATATATTGATCGATCGCTTTTATATGCACATTATTGTTAGTGAGGGCCAACAGCTGCGGTTCTACAATCAGTTTGCGATCAAGAAATTTGATGATTACGTGCAGTACCTGATGATGATCCTGAGTGAACAGGAACTGAGTAGGCATTGCCCGATTAAGGTTTACGGCTTTATTGCTGATGACAGTCCGCACTTTAAGAAGCTGAAAGAAGTCTTTACCAATATGGAGATGGGACAGCGCCCAAAAACGCTTTTCTACCCCTATCATTTTGATGAAATAAAGGAAAATGCATATTTTGATGTGTTTTCATTGAGCCTTTGTAAATAA